One Brassica oleracea var. oleracea cultivar TO1000 chromosome C7, BOL, whole genome shotgun sequence genomic window carries:
- the LOC106302041 gene encoding 3-epi-6-deoxocathasterone 23-monooxygenase-like, with product MDYWVVGFLVLTAGIILRSRLWIRLTKWKTRDEDEEKEKGTKKGMIPKGSLGWPVIGETLAFIACGYSSRPVTFMDKRKSLYGKVFKTNIIGTPIIISTDAEVNKVVLQNHGNTFVPAYPKSITELLGENSILSINGPHQKRLHTIIGAFFRSPHLKERITRDIEASVGLTLDSWVQLPVVHVQDEIKKMTFEVLVKLLMSISRGEDLDILKLEFEEFIKGLICIPINFPGTRLYKSLKAKERLIKIVKKVVKERQVATTERKNSPANDAVDVLLRDVSDGASSDKQSQPLDFVSGKIVEMMIPGEETMPTAMTLAVKFLSDNPVALAKLVEENMDVKRRKLESGEEYNWSDYMSLSFTQNVINETLRMANIINGVWRKALKGVEIKGYLIPKGWCVLASFISVHMDEDIYENPYQFDPWRWDRINGSANSNVCFTPFGGGQRLCPGLELSKLEIAIFLHQLVTRYSWTAEEDKIVSFPTVKMKRRLPIRVAPVERTSHIPVEDH from the exons ATGGATTATTGGGTCGTTGGTTTCTTGGTTTTGACGGCCGGAATTATTCTCCGTTCACGGCTCTGGATTCGTTTAACAAAATGGAAAACAAGAGATGAAGATGAAGAAAAAGAGAAAGGGACGAAGAAGGGTATGATTCCGAAGGGAAGCTTAGGATGGCCGGTGATCGGAGAAACCCTAGCCTTTATTGCTTGTGGATATTCTTCTAGGCCTGTTACCTTCATGGACAAACGAAAGTCTTT GTACGGGAAGGTGTTCAAGACGAACATAATAGGGACACCAATCATAATATCAACCGATGCAGAGGTTAACAAAGTGGTGCTCCAAAACCATGGCAACACATTCGTCCCTGCATACCCTAAGTCAATCACCGAACTACTTGGAGAAAACTCTATTCTCAGCATCAATGGACCTCATCAAAAGAGGCTACACACGATCATTGGCGCATTCTTTAGATCTCCTCACCTCAAGGAGAGGATCACTCGAGACATTGAGGCCTCGGTTGGTCTCACTTTAGATTCTTGGGTTCAGCTTCCCGTGGTTCATGTCCAAGACGAGATCAAAAAG ATGACGTTTGAGGTATTAGTAAAACTGTTGATGAGCATATCACGTGGTGAAGATTTAGATATTCTCAAGCTTGAGTTCGAAGAATTCATCAAGGGTTTGATTTGTATTCCCATCAACTTCCCTGGAACTAGACTTTATAAATCCCTAAAG GCGAAAGAGAGGCTGATTAAGATAGTTAAGAAGGTTGTGAAGGAGAGGCAAGTGGCAACTACGGAGAGGAAGAACTCTCCAGCGAATGACGCGGTGGATGTGCTCCTAAGAGACGTTAGTGACGGTGCTTCTTCAGATAAGCAATCTCAGCCGTTGGATTTCGTCAGCGGGAAGATCGTAGAGATGATGATACCCGGGGAGGAAACGATGCCAACGGCAATGACCTTGGCTGTCAAATTCCTAAGTGACAATCCCGTCGCTCTAGCCAAACTCGTG GAGGAGAATATGGATGTGAAGAGGCGGAAATTGGAGTCGGGAGAAGAATATAACTGGTCCGACTATATGTCTCTCTCTTTTACTCAAAAT GTGATAAATGAGACGTTGAGAATGGCTAATATCATTAACGGTGTGTGGAGGAAGGCTCTCAAAGGTGTAGAAATTAAAG GTTACTTAATACCAAAAGGATGGTGTGTATTGGCATCATTCATATCGGTTCACATGGATGAAGACATTTATGAGAATCCCTATCAATTCGATCCGTGGAGATGGGAC AGAATTAATGGATCGGCAAACAGTAATGTTTGCTTCACACCCTTTGGCGGTGGACAAAGGCTATGTCCTGGTTTAGAACTATCGAAGCTCGAAATCGCCATCTTTCTTCACCAACTCGTAACCCGATACAG CTGGACAGCCGAGGAAGACAAGATCGTGTCATTTCCAACCGTCAAGATGAAGCGGAGGCTTCCGATTCGAGTGGCTCCCGTCGAGAGAACCTCTCATATCCCAGTTGAAGATCATTAG
- the LOC106301382 gene encoding D-2-hydroxyglutarate dehydrogenase, mitochondrial — protein MMMIHRWRRSGEFVRSACKSLSSLRPEHNSMSPSVSGFVNRYESKGKTFQSNAWNDHNRELDLGRNLGMMQQYKSFGSSSASKVQRNPLFSSLEPKDVSYFKEILGDKHVIEDEERLETANTDWMHKYRGSSKLMLLPKNTEEVSQILKYCDSRSLAVVPQGGNTGLVGGSVPVFDEVIINVGLMNEVLSFDEVSGVLVCEAGCILENLATFLDTKGFVMPLDLGAKGSCHIGGNVSTNAGGLRLIRYGSLHGTVLGLEAVTANGNVLDMLGTLRKDNTGYDLKHLFIGSEGSLGIVTKVSILTQPKMSSVNLAFIACKDFLSCQKLLVEAKRNLGEILSAFEFLDNNSMDLVLNHLDGVRNPVSSSENFYILIETTGSGETYDREKLEAFLLKSLEQGLVSDGVIAQDINQASSFWRIREGITEALQKAGACYKYDLSLPVEEIYNIVNDLRGRLGDLANVMGYGHLGDGNLHLNISASEYNDKLLGLIEPYVYEWTSKHRGSISAEHGLGVMKANEIFYSKSPETVALMVSIKKLLDPKGILNPYKVLPHSFFSP, from the exons ATGATGATGATCCATAGATGGAGAAGATCAGGAGAGTTCGTAAGATCTGCTTGTAAATCTCTAAGTAGCCTCCGACCAGAACATAACTCAATGTCTCCTTCTGTTTCAG GCTTTGTGAATCGTTACGAGTCAAAAGGAAAGACCTTTCAGTCAAATGCTTGGAATGATCATAACAGAGAGCTTGATCTTGGTAGAAACTTGGGGATGATGCAACAGTATAAATCATTTGGGTCATCATCAGCTTCGAAAGTCCAGAGAAACCCATTGTTTTCTTCGTTAGAACCGAAGGACGTTAGCTACTTCAAGGAGATACTTGGTGATAAACACGTGATTGAAGATGAAGAGAGGCTTGAGACTGCTAATACAGATTGGATGCACAAGTACAGAGGATCTAGTAAGCTGATGCTCTTGCCCAAGAACACTGAAGAG GTGTCTCAGATACTTAAATATTGTGATTCTAGGAGTTTAGCTGTTGTTCCTCAAGGAGGGAACACCGGTCTTGTTGGTGGAAGTGTCCCTGTCTTTGATGAG GTGATCATCAATGTTGGTTTGATGAATGAAGTCTTGTCCTTTGATGAG GTTAGTGGAGTCTTGGTGTGTGAAGCAGGATGCATTTTGGAAAATCTGGCAACTTTCCTTGACACAAAAGG TTTTGTAATGCCACTAGACTTAGGTGCAAAAGGAAGCTGTCATATAGGTGGAAATGTTTCAACTAACGCTGGTGGTTTGCGCCTTATCCGTTACGGCTCACTTCACGGAACCGTATTGG GTCTAGAAGCTGTCACAGCAAATGGCAATGTGCTTGACATGCTTGGAACTTTACGCAAAGACAACACTGGATACGACTTAAAACATTTGTTTATCG GTAGTGAAGGATCACTTGGTATTGTGACTAAAGTTTCTATACTCACACAACCAAAGATGTCTTCTGTAAACTTAGCTTTTATCGCTTGCAAAGATTTTCTCAGCTGCCAG AAACTTCTTGTTGAAGCAAAGAGAAATCTTGGAGAGATACTGTCCGCTTTTGAGTTTCTTGATAACAACTCCATGGATTTG GTACTGAACCACTTAGACGGTGTCCGTAATCCAGTTTCCTCTTCAGAGAACTTTTATATTTTGATAGAGACAACAGGAAGTGGTGAAACTTATGACAG GGAGAAGCTTGAAGCGTTCCTTTTAAAGTCACTGGAACAAGGTTTAGTATCTGATGGTGTAATAGCTCAAGACATAAACCAAGCATCCTCGTTTTGGCGCATACGAGAG GGTATAACAGAGGCGTTACAAAAAGCAGGAGCTTGTTACAAGTATGACTTATCCTTACCTGTTGAAGAGATTTACAATATTGTCAATGACCTTAGAGGGAGATTAG GTGACTTGGCAAATGTTATGGGATATGGTCACCTTGGAGACGGTAATCTTCATTTAAATATCTCAGCCTCGGAATATAACGATAAG CTTTTAGGTTTAATAGAACCTTATGTCTATGAGTGGACATCAAAGCACCGTGGAAGCATCAGTGCAGAACATGGATTAGGTGTAATGAAAGCTAATGAGATCTTCTACAGCAAATCACCTGAAACC GTTGCATTAATGGTATCCATCAAAAAGTTGCTGGACCCTAAGGGGATTCTCAATCCATACAAAGTTCTTCCTCACTCTTTCTTCTCTCCCTAA
- the LOC106301778 gene encoding probable ubiquitin-conjugating enzyme E2 17 isoform X2, translating to MTTSSESTRKGLTKIATNRLQKEFMEWQTNPPAGFKHRVSDNLQRWTIEVKGAPGTLYANETYQLQVEFPEHYPMEAPQVIFQHPAPLHPHVYSNGHICLDVLYGSWSPAMRLSSICLSILSMLSSSSVKQKPKDNDHYLKNCKNGRSPKETRWRYHDDKA from the exons ATGACAACTTCATCTGAATCAACTCGCAAG GGTCTGACCAAAATTGCCACAAATAGACTTCAGAAAGAGTTCATGGAGTGGCAGACTAACCCTCCTGCTGGTTTCAAGCACAGAGTCTCTGATAATCTCCAACG ATGGACCATTGAAGTGAAGGGAGCTCCAGGAACTCTTTATGCCAATGAAACTTACCAACTTCAAGTGGAGTTTCCTGAGCATTATCCTATGGAAGCTCCACAGGTTATCTTTCAGCATCCAGCTCCACTCCATCCTCATGTTTACAGCAACGGTCACATTTGCTTGG ATGTTTTGTATGGTTCATGGTCGCCTGCAATGAGACTAAGTTCAATCTGTCTTAGCATTCTCTCAATGCTCTCAAGCTCATCTGTGAAG CAAAAGCCGAAAGACAATGACCACTATTTGAAAAACTGCAAAAATGGAAGATCTCCAAAGGAAACGAGGTGGCGCTACCATGACGATAAAGCATAA
- the LOC106301778 gene encoding probable ubiquitin-conjugating enzyme E2 17 isoform X1, producing MTTSSESTRKGLTKIATNRLQKEFMEWQTNPPAGFKHRVSDNLQRWTIEVKGAPGTLYANETYQLQVEFPEHYPMEAPQVIFQHPAPLHPHVYSNGHICLDVLYGSWSPAMRLSSICLSILSMLSSSSVKVCCVFCAFSSFFGFDSIFFLCCFVFSYDPSLQQKPKDNDHYLKNCKNGRSPKETRWRYHDDKA from the exons ATGACAACTTCATCTGAATCAACTCGCAAG GGTCTGACCAAAATTGCCACAAATAGACTTCAGAAAGAGTTCATGGAGTGGCAGACTAACCCTCCTGCTGGTTTCAAGCACAGAGTCTCTGATAATCTCCAACG ATGGACCATTGAAGTGAAGGGAGCTCCAGGAACTCTTTATGCCAATGAAACTTACCAACTTCAAGTGGAGTTTCCTGAGCATTATCCTATGGAAGCTCCACAGGTTATCTTTCAGCATCCAGCTCCACTCCATCCTCATGTTTACAGCAACGGTCACATTTGCTTGG ATGTTTTGTATGGTTCATGGTCGCCTGCAATGAGACTAAGTTCAATCTGTCTTAGCATTCTCTCAATGCTCTCAAGCTCATCTGTGAAGGTTTGTTGTGTGTTTTGTGCATTCTCTTCTTTCTTTGGCTTTGACAGTATATTCTTCTTATGCTGTTTTGTATTCTCTTATGACCCATCCTTGCAGCAAAAGCCGAAAGACAATGACCACTATTTGAAAAACTGCAAAAATGGAAGATCTCCAAAGGAAACGAGGTGGCGCTACCATGACGATAAAGCATAA